One window of Aliarcobacter lanthieri genomic DNA carries:
- a CDS encoding heavy metal translocating P-type ATPase: protein MKLQKFDITGMTCSACSNAVDRSVKKLEGITEVNVNLLSNSMVVKYDDNILDNDKIIKTVEDAGYSASLVNQENKKQNNVPKKDNIAQIEIDELKQRLIVSLIFAIPLFYISMGHMLNWTLPSFFHGEKNAITFAFTQFLLALPIVIINRKFYKVGFKTLLKGSPNMDSLIAIGTGAAMVYGVFSIYKIGYGLGNNDINIVIQYSMDLYFESAAIVLTLITFGKFLEARAKGKTSEAINKLIDLAPKKALILKDDKEVEISIDDLKLKDIVIVKPGQIIPTDGEIISGNTSIDESMITGESLPVSKKIGDKVIGASINKYGYIKFEVTKVGVDTVLSQIINLVEESSSSKAPISKLADKISAIFVPTVIAISIIATITWLLLGYSFEFALSIGIAILVISCPCALGLATPTAIMVGTGKGAQNGILIKNAEALETVHKIETIVLDKTGTITQGKPQVTDILTKKNISEDTLLQIAFSLEKNSEHPLAIAIVEKAKENNLESINISDFKAINGLGIEAKLDNEIIYIGNKKFLDSKNISLEDFIDKSKDLSSNGKTPIFIANDKEILGLIAVADIVKPTSKSAILEFKKMGLDVIMLTGDNTNTALSIAKELNISKVISEVLPQDKEKEIRKLQEEGKKVAMIGDGINDAPALVRADVGIAIGAGTDVAIESANIVLVKNDLLDAVKAIQLSGATIKNIKQNLFWAFIYNIIGIPLAAGVFYSVLGWKLNPMFAGAAMSLSSVSVVLNALRLKLFKTTIDEEFNIISNINQKGVNMTKILKVDGMSCGHCSGRVEKALNAIDGVDNVKVELSTKDVTINMSKDLDEQVLVNAISEAGYEVIK from the coding sequence GAAAATAAAAAGCAAAATAATGTACCAAAAAAAGATAATATTGCACAAATTGAAATAGATGAGTTAAAACAAAGACTAATAGTATCTTTGATTTTTGCTATTCCTCTATTTTATATCTCAATGGGTCATATGTTAAATTGGACTCTGCCATCATTTTTTCATGGAGAAAAGAATGCTATAACTTTTGCATTTACACAATTTTTATTAGCTTTACCAATAGTTATTATAAATAGAAAATTTTATAAAGTTGGATTTAAAACTTTATTAAAAGGTTCTCCAAATATGGATTCTTTAATAGCTATTGGAACTGGTGCTGCTATGGTTTATGGAGTTTTTTCAATTTATAAAATTGGTTATGGATTAGGAAATAATGATATAAATATAGTAATTCAATACTCTATGGATCTATATTTTGAAAGTGCAGCAATTGTTCTTACTTTAATAACATTTGGGAAATTCCTAGAAGCACGAGCAAAAGGAAAAACTAGTGAAGCAATAAATAAACTTATTGATTTAGCTCCAAAAAAAGCCTTAATTTTAAAAGATGATAAAGAAGTAGAAATTTCAATTGATGATTTAAAATTAAAAGATATTGTTATTGTTAAACCAGGACAGATTATTCCAACTGATGGTGAAATAATTTCTGGAAATACATCTATTGATGAATCTATGATAACTGGTGAAAGTTTACCCGTTTCAAAAAAAATTGGGGATAAAGTAATAGGTGCTAGTATTAATAAATATGGATATATAAAATTTGAAGTTACAAAAGTAGGAGTTGATACAGTTTTATCACAAATTATAAATCTTGTAGAAGAATCTAGCTCTTCAAAAGCTCCTATTTCAAAACTAGCAGATAAAATAAGTGCTATTTTTGTACCAACTGTTATAGCTATATCTATAATTGCAACTATTACTTGGTTACTTTTGGGATACTCATTTGAATTTGCTTTATCTATTGGTATTGCTATTTTAGTTATATCTTGTCCTTGTGCCTTGGGACTTGCTACTCCAACGGCAATTATGGTAGGAACTGGAAAAGGGGCTCAAAATGGTATTCTAATAAAAAATGCAGAGGCTTTAGAAACAGTACATAAAATAGAAACCATTGTATTAGATAAAACGGGAACTATTACTCAAGGTAAACCTCAGGTTACAGATATTTTAACAAAAAAGAATATTAGCGAAGATACTTTGCTTCAAATAGCTTTTTCTTTAGAAAAAAACTCTGAACATCCTTTAGCGATTGCAATAGTTGAAAAAGCAAAAGAAAATAATTTGGAATCTATAAATATTAGTGATTTTAAAGCAATAAATGGGTTGGGAATTGAAGCAAAATTAGATAATGAAATCATATATATTGGAAACAAAAAGTTCCTTGATAGTAAAAATATATCTTTAGAAGATTTTATTGATAAATCTAAAGATTTATCAAGTAATGGAAAAACTCCTATTTTTATAGCTAATGATAAAGAAATTTTAGGTCTTATTGCCGTTGCTGATATTGTTAAACCAACAAGTAAAAGTGCTATTTTAGAGTTCAAAAAAATGGGACTAGATGTAATAATGTTAACTGGAGATAACACAAATACAGCACTTTCAATCGCAAAAGAATTAAATATTTCAAAAGTTATATCAGAAGTTTTACCACAAGATAAAGAAAAAGAGATAAGAAAACTTCAAGAAGAAGGTAAAAAAGTTGCTATGATTGGTGATGGTATAAATGATGCCCCTGCATTAGTACGTGCAGATGTTGGGATTGCTATAGGAGCTGGAACAGATGTTGCAATAGAGTCAGCAAATATTGTTTTAGTTAAAAATGATTTACTTGATGCTGTAAAAGCTATACAATTAAGTGGTGCAACTATTAAAAATATAAAACAAAATTTATTTTGGGCATTTATTTATAACATTATTGGTATTCCTTTGGCAGCTGGAGTATTTTATTCAGTTTTAGGATGGAAATTAAATCCAATGTTTGCTGGTGCAGCTATGAGTTTAAGTAGTGTTTCTGTTGTTTTAAATGCTTTAAGATTAAAGTTATTTAAGACAACAATAGATGAAGAATTTAATATAATAAGTAATATAAATCAAAAAGGAGTTAATATGACAAAAATTTTAAAAGTAGATGGTATGTCTTGCGGACATTGTAGTGGAAGAGTTGAAAAAGCATTAAATGCAATTGATGGTGTTGATAATGTAAAAGTTGAATTATCAACTAAAGATGTAACTATAAATATGTCAAAAGATTTAGATGAACAAGTTTTAGTTAATGCTATAAGTGAAGCAGGATACGAAGTTATAAAATAA
- a CDS encoding OmpA family protein — protein sequence MKKILLSSLACATLVLAANSDYKYEITPLISGALTEGNANHEKNYVNGGLAFGFNQSEGSFIDQVEIGFLRTLEDLNGKNGFQNRDTGITRVFTNLVKDYSITDDFSLYGLIGVGVEFFDHEYGRHENGVFGNYGVGLKYQLAERLALKFDVRHLIETDRGDNTLLYTLGLAVPFGEKAAKVAPVAETPAPTPVAAPLDSDGDGVIDELDQCPNTPKGAKVDSVGCITLINLNVNFDTDKSDIKDVYNTRIHEFAEVMKTDKKLKADIEGHTDSVGRDAYNQKLSERRAASVVKALVEAGVEKDRIKAVGYGESRPVASNDTAEGRAENRRVQAVMVK from the coding sequence ATGAAAAAAATTTTATTATCATCTTTAGCTTGTGCAACTTTAGTATTAGCTGCAAATAGTGATTACAAATATGAAATAACTCCATTAATTTCTGGAGCGCTTACAGAAGGTAATGCTAATCATGAAAAAAATTATGTTAATGGTGGTTTAGCTTTTGGTTTCAATCAATCAGAGGGTTCTTTTATTGACCAAGTTGAAATTGGTTTTTTAAGAACTTTAGAAGATTTAAATGGTAAAAATGGTTTCCAAAACAGAGATACAGGAATTACTAGAGTATTTACAAACTTAGTAAAAGATTACTCAATTACTGATGATTTTTCTTTATATGGGTTAATCGGAGTTGGTGTTGAATTCTTTGATCATGAATATGGAAGACATGAAAATGGTGTGTTTGGAAACTATGGGGTTGGTTTAAAATATCAACTTGCTGAAAGATTAGCACTAAAATTTGATGTTAGACACTTAATTGAAACTGACAGAGGAGATAATACATTATTATATACTTTAGGTCTTGCTGTTCCATTTGGAGAAAAAGCTGCTAAAGTTGCTCCAGTTGCTGAAACTCCAGCTCCAACTCCAGTTGCTGCTCCATTAGATAGCGATGGTGATGGTGTAATTGATGAATTAGATCAATGTCCAAATACTCCAAAAGGTGCAAAAGTTGATTCAGTTGGTTGTATTACATTAATTAACTTAAATGTTAACTTTGATACAGATAAATCTGATATTAAAGATGTATATAATACAAGAATTCACGAATTTGCTGAAGTTATGAAAACAGATAAAAAATTGAAAGCTGACATCGAAGGACATACAGATTCTGTTGGAAGAGATGCTTATAATCAAAAATTATCTGAAAGAAGAGCTGCATCTGTTGTTAAAGCTTTAGTTGAAGCTGGTGTAGAAAAAGATAGAATTAAAGCTGTTGGTTATGGTGAATCAAGACCAGTTGCTTCTAATGATACTGCTGAAGGAAGAGCTGAAAATAGAAGAGTTCAAGCTGTAATGGTTAAATAA
- a CDS encoding ribose-phosphate pyrophosphokinase, producing the protein MSTFKLFSGSANPKFAQKVGEYLGMKVSDATLNKFSDGEISVQITQSVRGQDVYIIQPTCAPTNDNLMELLIMIDALKRSSAKSINAVIPYYGYARQDRKAAPRVPISARLVADLLEAAGIDRIVTIDLHAAQIQGFFNLPADNLFGSILFINYIKSKNLKNPIIASPDIGGVARARQYADKLGYDLVIVDKKREKANISEVMNIIGDVKGKDVILVDDMVDTAGTLVKAAEVLKQKGATSVMACCTHGVLSGPAYERIANGVLDELVISDTIPTKENAEKITVLTASSMIGEAIRRIHNNESVNSIFNN; encoded by the coding sequence ATGTCAACATTTAAACTATTTAGTGGTAGTGCAAACCCAAAATTTGCACAAAAAGTTGGTGAATATCTAGGTATGAAAGTATCTGACGCAACTTTGAATAAATTTAGTGATGGTGAAATATCTGTTCAAATAACTCAAAGTGTAAGAGGACAAGATGTATATATAATTCAACCTACATGTGCTCCTACAAATGATAATTTAATGGAATTACTTATTATGATAGATGCTTTAAAGCGTTCTAGTGCAAAAAGTATAAATGCTGTTATCCCTTATTATGGATATGCAAGACAAGATAGAAAAGCAGCTCCTAGAGTTCCAATTAGTGCAAGATTAGTTGCAGATTTACTTGAAGCTGCTGGAATTGATAGAATAGTAACTATAGATTTACATGCCGCACAAATTCAAGGTTTCTTCAATCTTCCTGCAGATAATTTATTTGGTTCAATTTTATTTATTAACTATATAAAAAGTAAAAATCTTAAAAATCCAATTATTGCAAGTCCAGATATTGGTGGAGTAGCAAGAGCTAGACAATATGCTGATAAATTAGGTTATGATTTAGTAATTGTCGATAAAAAAAGAGAAAAAGCAAATATTTCAGAAGTTATGAATATTATTGGTGATGTAAAAGGGAAAGATGTTATATTAGTAGATGATATGGTTGATACTGCTGGAACTTTAGTAAAAGCAGCAGAAGTTTTAAAACAAAAAGGTGCAACTTCTGTTATGGCTTGTTGTACACATGGAGTTTTAAGTGGACCAGCTTATGAAAGAATTGCAAATGGTGTATTGGATGAACTTGTAATTTCAGATACGATACCAACAAAAGAAAATGCAGAAAAAATTACAGTATTAACAGCTTCATCTATGATAGGAGAAGCTATAAGAAGAATCCACAATAACGAGTCAGTAAACTCTATTTTTAACAATTAA
- a CDS encoding Opr family porin codes for MKKISLAVASLVLYTSAFSDSITIDDAFKNGEVEGTVALYGQKIKSKDHSIANDLAYGNGHLRLAYTTDSFYGFNAKIEAKGNLKLGEKHKRDYKDGAPFENNALFTQAYLQYELNNFISIKAGRYEGEYEWLTDYQQGAVAEILAIPDTVVALGYSNKKAESGIDLSEDFHKPELTDKGVYFIDIQNKSIDTITFNPYYYEMPDFGRFYGLKAIFDADYFGITAQYAKSNADNTQYTFEDENGNTYLDDLEDGSIAHIEGIVKIEDFEVFAGYAKTDKDGGANMIASFGDTISPFEDGDYVYDPDAKTWYIGANYSIAGVELSALYGITKHGIGSDLKTKELNLSIGYGITDSLGVSFMYVNVDNKNFDEVDYNKYIAAVEYNF; via the coding sequence ATGAAAAAAATTAGTTTAGCCGTTGCAAGTTTAGTGCTTTATACATCAGCTTTTTCAGATTCAATAACTATTGATGATGCATTTAAAAATGGTGAAGTTGAAGGAACAGTTGCACTTTATGGTCAAAAAATTAAAAGTAAAGATCATAGTATTGCAAATGACTTAGCTTATGGAAATGGGCATTTAAGACTTGCTTATACTACAGATTCTTTTTATGGTTTTAATGCAAAAATTGAAGCTAAAGGGAATTTAAAATTAGGGGAAAAACACAAAAGAGATTACAAAGATGGTGCTCCTTTTGAAAATAATGCTTTATTTACACAAGCATATTTACAATATGAATTAAATAATTTCATATCTATAAAAGCAGGAAGATATGAAGGGGAATATGAATGGCTTACTGATTATCAACAAGGAGCAGTTGCGGAAATTTTAGCAATTCCTGATACAGTGGTAGCTTTAGGATATTCAAATAAAAAAGCTGAATCAGGAATAGATTTAAGTGAAGATTTTCATAAACCAGAATTAACTGATAAAGGTGTTTATTTTATTGATATTCAAAATAAAAGTATAGATACTATTACTTTTAATCCATATTATTATGAAATGCCAGATTTTGGACGATTTTATGGTTTAAAGGCTATTTTTGATGCAGATTATTTTGGTATTACAGCACAATATGCAAAAAGTAATGCAGATAATACACAATATACATTTGAAGACGAAAATGGGAATACTTACTTAGATGATCTTGAAGATGGAAGTATAGCACATATTGAGGGTATTGTTAAAATAGAAGATTTTGAAGTATTCGCTGGATATGCAAAAACAGATAAAGATGGTGGTGCAAATATGATAGCATCTTTTGGAGATACTATTTCACCATTTGAAGATGGAGATTATGTTTATGATCCAGATGCTAAAACATGGTATATTGGTGCAAATTACTCTATTGCTGGAGTTGAACTAAGTGCATTATATGGTATTACAAAACATGGAATAGGAAGTGATTTAAAAACAAAAGAGCTTAATTTAAGTATTGGATATGGTATAACAGATAGTTTAGGTGTTAGCTTTATGTATGTAAATGTTGATAATAAAAACTTTGATGAAGTTGATTATAACAAATATATTGCTGCTGTTGAATATAATTTTTAA
- the mnmA gene encoding tRNA 2-thiouridine(34) synthase MnmA, which produces MSKKKVMVGMSGGIDSSVTAYMLQKQGFQVEGIYLKLHNRTDGYHESNLGYIDGVAKFLGIKYHILDLVDKFSQEVYNYFVNSYLEGTTPNPCVKCNKQIKFGAMLDFAKEQGASLLATGHYAKNDENFFYMADDLSKDQSYFLSQVPKNALPYMIFPLNSYKKEDIVKLGANLDVTYKKITEKNESQEICFVETVYTDVIKKHANIDVEGDVLDEAGNVVGKHKGYAHYTIGKRRGFTVKGAQEPHFVTKLNPKENTIVVGKKPSLEVNEVIGNSLNMYIEDKEFSCGVKLRYRSNTTPCKIKIEDDKVYISLEEPALGVASGQLAVFYDNDKVIGSAFIESAK; this is translated from the coding sequence ATGAGTAAAAAAAAAGTAATGGTAGGAATGAGTGGAGGGATTGACTCATCAGTAACTGCTTATATGCTACAGAAACAGGGATTCCAAGTTGAAGGAATTTATTTAAAACTTCATAATAGAACAGATGGTTATCATGAATCAAATTTAGGTTATATTGATGGTGTTGCTAAATTCTTAGGAATCAAATATCATATTTTAGATTTAGTAGATAAATTTTCTCAAGAAGTTTATAACTATTTTGTAAACTCATATTTAGAAGGTACTACTCCAAATCCATGTGTTAAATGCAATAAACAGATAAAATTTGGTGCTATGCTTGATTTTGCAAAAGAGCAAGGTGCAAGTTTATTAGCAACTGGACATTATGCAAAGAATGATGAAAATTTTTTCTATATGGCAGATGATTTATCAAAAGACCAAAGTTACTTTTTATCTCAAGTTCCAAAAAATGCACTACCTTATATGATTTTCCCACTAAATAGCTATAAAAAAGAAGATATTGTAAAACTTGGAGCTAATCTTGATGTTACATATAAAAAGATTACAGAGAAAAATGAGTCTCAAGAAATCTGTTTTGTAGAAACAGTTTATACTGATGTTATAAAAAAACATGCAAACATTGATGTTGAAGGAGATGTTTTAGATGAAGCAGGAAATGTTGTAGGAAAACATAAAGGTTATGCTCACTATACAATAGGAAAAAGAAGAGGATTTACAGTTAAAGGTGCTCAAGAACCACACTTTGTTACAAAACTAAATCCAAAAGAGAATACTATTGTTGTTGGTAAAAAACCATCTTTAGAAGTAAATGAAGTAATTGGAAATAGCTTAAATATGTATATTGAGGATAAAGAGTTCTCATGTGGTGTAAAACTAAGATATAGAAGTAATACAACACCATGTAAAATAAAAATAGAAGATGATAAAGTTTATATATCTTTAGAAGAACCAGCTTTGGGAGTTGCTAGTGGACAACTTGCAGTTTTTTATGACAATGATAAAGTCATAGGAAGTGCATTTATAGAAAGTGCCAAATAA
- the mnmA gene encoding tRNA 2-thiouridine(34) synthase MnmA has product MSKNKKVVVGMSGGVDSSVTALLLKQQGYDVVGLFMRNWEYGIKGSQCPNRIEFEDAKKVGELIGIEVKGKDFVKEYRDRVFDVFLKGLEQGLTPNPDILCNKEIKFNVFLNEAKSMGADMIATGHYAKIARYKDHFVLDTPKDNTKDQSYFLHALSSEQLSHAMFPLGDLTKKEVREIARTNNLPVSDKKDSTGICFIGNQKFDEFITQHLKAIPGDILDENGKILGQHKGLVCYTLGQRKGIGLGGIKDNESENNTHKPWYVASKDVVNNTLTIVQDTNHPLLMSKNVEASHMHWVLEVAPKVGDKLMAQVRYRQQKQSCTVVESSDEKVVVEFDNPQRAVTLGQSLVLYSGNYCLGGGFISYYK; this is encoded by the coding sequence ATGAGTAAAAATAAAAAAGTTGTGGTTGGAATGTCAGGTGGAGTTGATTCATCTGTTACTGCGTTATTGTTAAAACAACAAGGATATGACGTTGTTGGACTATTTATGCGTAACTGGGAATATGGAATCAAAGGTAGCCAATGTCCTAATCGTATAGAATTTGAAGATGCAAAAAAAGTTGGTGAATTAATAGGAATCGAAGTAAAAGGAAAAGACTTTGTTAAAGAGTACAGAGATAGAGTTTTTGATGTATTTTTAAAAGGTTTAGAACAAGGACTAACACCAAATCCAGATATTTTATGTAACAAAGAGATAAAATTTAATGTATTTTTAAATGAAGCAAAAAGTATGGGTGCAGATATGATTGCAACTGGTCATTATGCAAAAATTGCAAGGTACAAAGATCATTTTGTACTAGATACTCCAAAAGATAATACAAAAGATCAAAGTTATTTTTTACACGCATTATCAAGTGAACAATTATCTCATGCTATGTTTCCACTTGGAGATTTAACAAAAAAAGAGGTTAGAGAAATAGCAAGAACTAATAATTTACCAGTTAGTGATAAAAAAGATAGTACAGGAATTTGTTTTATTGGTAATCAAAAATTTGATGAATTTATTACACAACATTTAAAAGCTATCCCTGGAGATATTTTAGATGAAAATGGAAAAATCTTAGGACAACATAAAGGCCTAGTTTGTTATACATTGGGACAAAGAAAAGGTATTGGTCTTGGTGGTATTAAAGACAACGAAAGTGAAAACAATACACACAAACCTTGGTATGTAGCTTCTAAAGATGTAGTAAATAATACGCTAACAATTGTTCAAGATACAAATCATCCTTTACTTATGAGTAAAAATGTAGAAGCAAGCCATATGCATTGGGTACTCGAAGTTGCACCTAAAGTAGGAGATAAATTAATGGCTCAAGTTAGATATAGACAACAAAAACAATCTTGTACTGTAGTTGAATCAAGTGATGAAAAAGTAGTAGTTGAATTTGATAATCCTCAAAGAGCTGTAACACTAGGACAAAGTCTTGTTTTATATTCAGGTAATTACTGTCTTGGTGGAGGCTTTATAAGTTACTACAAGTAA
- the folK gene encoding 2-amino-4-hydroxy-6-hydroxymethyldihydropteridine diphosphokinase, whose amino-acid sequence MKKKLNDNLTLFYFPNFPKKFNDISKKKFIVTLGIGGNIGNTKNIFDNLILCLKKDSRFTLLMTSPLLRNPPFGFLEQSYFLNGIILLKTNLCANELLKVIQRYEKKFGRKRSFQDAPRTLDIDIIFFDNKKIDTKNLIIPHKNWANRESVIIPLKYMQNN is encoded by the coding sequence TTGAAAAAAAAATTAAATGATAATTTAACACTTTTTTATTTTCCAAATTTCCCTAAGAAATTCAATGATATTTCTAAAAAGAAATTTATTGTAACATTAGGAATTGGGGGTAATATTGGAAATACAAAAAACATATTTGATAATTTAATCTTATGTTTAAAAAAAGATAGTAGATTTACTTTACTTATGACTTCACCATTATTACGTAATCCACCATTTGGATTTTTGGAGCAAAGTTATTTTTTAAATGGTATAATTTTACTGAAAACTAATCTTTGTGCTAATGAATTATTAAAAGTTATCCAAAGATATGAAAAGAAATTCGGAAGAAAGCGATCCTTTCAAGATGCGCCTAGAACCTTAGATATAGATATTATATTTTTTGATAATAAGAAAATAGATACTAAAAATCTTATTATCCCTCACAAAAATTGGGCAAATAGAGAGTCAGTGATTATTCCTTTAAAATATATGCAAAACAACTAA
- a CDS encoding M24 family metallopeptidase, with product MKNFILKNENAIYYETNFSCDNVIFLSLGSEKFFITDARYTLEAKECIKDCEVIESSDLVASAKEILNKNNIKELVFDPNDFSYATYSNLVKDIKTIFKEEPNFSKIKRLIKSDDEIKLLKKASILGRLGFENFAKYIKKYGLKKSEEFLYFKAFENMSQSGKLNISFEPIVAINENAAKPHALPTLKKLRQGDLLLVDAGVKYQRYCSDRTCTSYVNFDNFNFEREQKFKNKKHQKIYDIVYKAQTTAIKKARSGMQAKEIDKIARDIITKAGYGNFFVHSTGHGVGLDIHEFPNINTKNDLIIEDNMVFTIEPGVYLPNEFGVRIEDTIVMKNGRAIIL from the coding sequence ATGAAGAACTTTATCTTAAAAAATGAAAATGCAATATATTATGAAACAAATTTCTCTTGTGATAACGTAATATTTTTAAGTTTGGGAAGTGAAAAATTTTTTATAACAGATGCTAGATATACTCTTGAAGCAAAAGAGTGTATAAAAGATTGTGAAGTTATAGAAAGTTCAGATTTAGTAGCATCAGCAAAAGAAATTTTAAATAAAAACAATATAAAAGAATTAGTTTTTGACCCAAATGATTTTAGTTATGCAACATATTCAAATTTAGTAAAAGATATAAAAACTATTTTTAAAGAAGAACCAAATTTTTCAAAAATAAAAAGATTAATAAAAAGTGATGATGAAATAAAATTACTTAAAAAAGCTAGTATTTTAGGAAGATTAGGCTTTGAAAACTTTGCTAAATATATTAAAAAATATGGTCTTAAAAAAAGTGAAGAGTTTTTATATTTTAAAGCTTTTGAAAATATGAGTCAAAGTGGTAAATTAAATATCTCTTTTGAACCCATAGTTGCAATAAATGAAAATGCAGCTAAACCTCACGCTTTACCTACATTAAAAAAATTAAGACAAGGTGATTTATTATTAGTTGATGCTGGAGTAAAATATCAAAGATATTGTTCAGATAGAACTTGTACAAGTTATGTTAATTTTGATAATTTTAACTTTGAAAGAGAACAAAAATTCAAAAATAAAAAACACCAAAAAATTTATGATATAGTTTATAAAGCACAAACAACTGCAATAAAAAAAGCAAGAAGTGGAATGCAAGCTAAAGAAATTGACAAAATTGCTAGGGATATAATAACAAAAGCTGGATATGGAAACTTTTTTGTACATAGTACTGGACATGGAGTTGGTCTTGATATTCATGAATTCCCAAATATTAATACTAAAAATGATTTAATAATAGAAGATAATATGGTTTTTACAATTGAACCTGGGGTTTATTTGCCAAATGAATTTGGTGTAAGAATAGAAGATACTATTGTTATGAAAAATGGTAGAGCTATAATTTTATAA
- the aroQ gene encoding type II 3-dehydroquinate dehydratase — protein sequence MKIAVIQGPNLNMLGVREQHIYGNITLEQIHTQLQNAAEQNGVEIEFFQSNFEGEIVDRIQECLGTVDGIMINPAAYSHTSIAIRDALAAVNMPVVEVHISNIYKREEFRQKSITAGSSTGLITGFGGFGYHLGLISLIQMLNELKALQEARNAQLQAQSQEENK from the coding sequence ATGAAAATAGCGGTAATTCAAGGACCAAATCTAAATATGCTTGGAGTTAGAGAACAACATATTTATGGAAATATTACATTAGAGCAAATTCATACTCAACTTCAAAATGCAGCTGAGCAAAATGGAGTTGAAATTGAGTTTTTTCAATCAAATTTTGAAGGTGAAATTGTAGATAGAATACAAGAATGTTTAGGAACAGTTGATGGAATTATGATAAATCCAGCTGCATATTCTCATACTTCAATTGCAATTAGAGACGCTTTAGCTGCTGTTAATATGCCAGTTGTTGAAGTACATATTTCAAATATTTATAAAAGAGAAGAGTTTAGACAAAAATCAATCACTGCTGGATCAAGTACAGGATTAATTACAGGATTTGGTGGATTTGGTTATCATTTAGGATTAATCTCTTTAATTCAAATGTTAAACGAATTAAAAGCTTTACAAGAAGCTAGAAATGCACAACTTCAAGCACAATCACAAGAAGAAAATAAATAA